The nucleotide sequence CTTTGTTGCCTGCCTCTGATTGTCATTGAAATAAGCAGGGACAGTTATAACAGCCTTTCTAATCGGCTCACCTAGAAATGCCTCAGCATCCCTTTTTATTTTCTGAAGAATGAATGCTGAAATCTGTTGGGGTGTATATTCTTTTCCAAATATTTTGTACTTATAATTTGTACCCATCTTCCTCTTTGCTTTCATGACAGTTCCTTCTGGATTTGAGACGGCCTGTCTTCTTGCGGGTTCTCCAACTAAAAGTTGACCGTCTTTTGTGAAAGCAACTACTGAGGGGAACATTTTCCCAGCAAATGTTGGGCCTTCAGCTGAAGGTATTATTGTAGGCTTACCCCCTATCATAACAGCGGCTTGTGAGTTTGAGGTACCCAAATCAATTCCTATTATCTTTTCAGTTGCCATAAACATCACCTCTTGAAATTTTTACTTTTGAGTGTCTTATCACCTTATTTCCAAGCATATAACCTTTTTGCAATTCTTGAAGTATAATTCCATCCTCCTTTTCAGATTTTTCTGTTAACATAACTTCATGATAGTATGGGTCAAATTTTTTTCCTACACACTCTATTTCTTTTAACCCATAATTGCCAAGTATTTTCAATAATTTGCTTCTTATCAATACAAGTCCTTCCAATTCTTTGCCATTGATTTTTCCAATTGCACTATCCAAATCGTCTAATATTTCAAGTAGATCTTCTATTATCTTTTTATTTGCTGATTTTACTATTTCCTCCTTTTCCCTTTCTGAAATTTTTCTGAAATTTTCAAAATCAGCCTTGAGATATTTGTATTGTTCCAGATACATTTCTGACTTCTTTCTTTCCTCTTCAAGTAATTTTTCCAATTCTTCAAGTTTCTTACTTTTTCTTGGCATAAAAACACCAAAAAAATAAAAAAATCATTTGACTTCTATTCTTTTCTTTTTTTCGCTCTTCCCTTCCTTTTTAGGAATTTTTAGCTCTAAGATACCATTCTTGTAGGTTGCACTGATTTTTTCTGCATCCGCATCATCTGGTAATGGGAAATATCTGTAAAAACCGGAATATCTTCTTTCAAACCTGTAGAAACCTTTCTTTTTGTCTTCTTCCTTATATTCATCCTTCCTCTGAACTTTTATTTCCAAACCACCGTCCTTTGCTGTAATTATTATATCATCCTTTTCAACCCCTGGCATTTCCATTTTGATTAACATTTCTTTCTCATCTTCCAAAATATCTGAAAGCGGCTCTCTGAAGTAGGGGAACATGTCTCCTCTATTTTCTGTTAATGCCACCGGTTGTAAGTGTGTTGATTGAAATTCATGAGATAGAAAATTTTCAAACATCCTGTCCATTTCTCTTTGCATCCTTCTTATATCATCCCAGATGCTCCACCTCATATCAACCACCTCCATTAGTTATTTAACTATTTCAATTAGTTATTTAACTAATTAAAATATTTAAACTTTTCTCCAAATAAATATATAATAGTGATTTTTATGGAAGAACTGAGAATAAAGAATATAAGACCTCCTATTAATAGAGATCCAGAAAAGGATTTGGAATGGTTCTGCGAGACATTTGGTATTTTAAGTGAAAGAGACAGGAATAAAACAGCCTTCAGAATATTCAAAATTTTTGTTGAGAAGTCAAAAAAAGGGGAAAAAGTTACAATAAATGAACTGAAAGATATAACCAAACTCAGCAGAACTACAATAGTTCACCATCTAAAATATTTAGAGGAAAGTGGAATTGTAGTTGAGAAAAAAAGGGATTATGAATTGAGAAGAGAATGTCTTCACAAGATAGTTGAGGAAGTTGAGAAAGATATGCTGAGATTTTTCGATGAAGTAAAGGAGATGGCACGGGAAATTGATGAGGGTTTTGGTATAAAATTCAGGAATAAATAATTTAATAAAAACACAAACAATAAATATGGGATTTAAACTAATAGAAAAAAGGGAAGTCACATTTATTTCACTTGCATTTGTTTGGACACTGTTCTGGAACCTATTTTTTCTTCCAGTTTTCTTGGATTATTTGAGTGAGCATCCTAACACACCAATTCCAATAGCTTTTTTGATACACCAAACTGGTTATATAATAACATGGGGTTTATTTTCGTTTGCCTTATTAAGAAAGCCGATGCATATAACTAGGTTGGCAGTCGGTGCAAATCTTTTGTTTCTTGCTTTTGAAATAGCTGTCCCACCTCTCTGTATATCAAGGAGAGGAAACATACTTTTTTCAGATGGAAACTATAGCTGCTTGGCGGGTGCTGACACACTTGTTAGTTGGTTTCTTAGTTTCTTCATACCTTATGGATCTCCCATAATGTTTTATTCAACTTATATATTGGGGATGATGATGTTTTTTTTCTTAGCTGTTTTAATACTCAGGGAAAAGGAATTGTGGTCGGTTTTGGGTAGAAAGTAACTATTTTATCTCTACTATATCACCTAAAGTTAAAACACCCTTAATTTCTTTATTTCCAATATTGGGTTTTTCATAAATTTCTGTTAGTTTTATTTCAAGGAAATTTTCTATCTTCTTTCTTAGCTTATCATCCGGTCTCATGAGTTCCATTTCCACTCTCTTTATTATCGATTCCCTTTCGTTTATTTTTCTTGCAAATTCCTTTCTATCTAAACCCTTCTTTTTCCTGGCCTCGATTATTATTTTCCCATAGTTTTGTATTAATTCCTCTTTTGGTTCTATCTCTATTTCTTTTGGTTTTTCTTCCATTTTCTTTTTGGGTTTCAGTTCCCCAACTATTTCCCCATATTTTGTGCAATTCTCACAAACTTCTATCTGAGACCCTTCAACTTTTATTATAAAAATTTTCTGTGTTTCCCTTCCACAAAGGTTGCATTCCAAAACAAACACCCTGATAATAGGGAAATTATTAAAAAAATTTTATTAAAACTTTATATTAATTATTACTTGTCATCATCTTCATATCCAGTTACAATATCCGAAATTAATGATTCATTTTTTGTCTTAAGCCCCATTATTTGTTTTCTAAGATTTCCAATTGTTGCTAATAATTGTTTTTCTCTAGCTTTTAATTGCCTTATTCTTGTTGGAGATCTAGCATCTGTCAGATCCTCTCTCACTATCCTTAATTCTTCTTCTGTTTCCTTGAGCTGTTTCATTGCGTGTTGGATGTCTTTTGAAAGACCTTCCATACTTAAAGCTTTTTGTTCCCATTCTCCCTTTTTACTTTTTGCAAACAAAAATACACATATTATAAAAACTACCCCAAAGGCGATTACCGAAAAAAATGCACCCAAACTATATATTAGGGAAACTATCCACAAAATGGCTCCATAGTAAAGGAGAGACATAGCAAACAGCAATGATAAGAGAAGGTTGATCCTTTTTGATTTAAAAATATTTATTCTTGAAAGCAAACCATAAACTATCAAAAAGGCACCCCAAAATGGGATGAAAACATAGAAAAAGATATTTTTCAAGCTATCATAAGGCCATACGGGATTCCCAGCGATTGCGTTTTTTATATCTTGTATCATACTCCTGCTGGGCCAGGTAATTGATAGGACTGGTTGTATTAATAAAATGATTATAATTACAGAGAGAAGTTTTTTCATAAGTTAATTTTTGTTTTTGTAGTATTTTAATTTTGGTTGAATTTAAAAAATAAATGGTGACAGATATTGTGTACCATACTTTCTTCTATAAGCTTCCTTTATTTCATTTCCTAGGAGATGCAGACCATTTATACCTCTCTTAAGGTAAGTAGATATTGCTAAACCCACATCCTCATAACCCATTTCTCTCAAAATAGTTTCAACTCTTCTTGCATAGACAGTATAGAGATTTCCTTCGTCTTTGGGGGTATATCCCAAAACTGTATATGTAACCAGTTCATTAAAACCTTCAAGTATTGGCCTGTTATCCACGGCTAATACTCCGTCATATTCTTCTATTGGTTTTATTCCCATGGCGGCAACTAAACAAAGATGTAGTATTTCATGAACCAATGCGTACTGCGATTCTTCACCCTTTTCCAAATTATTCAAGAAACCTCTCCAGTATTCAGCCATAATTCCAAATCTTTCCCTTAATTCAGGATTTTCTTCTGGATCTTTGTATATAGATTCAGCAATTTCTATATTCCTTCTATATTCGGCAACAAGTCTATTATATTCAGGTGTTCCATGTATAAGTCCAGCATTCAATGTAATGGACAAGTTTTCAGGATCAAAATATCCTTCAAACAGACCAGCAAGAATTGTTACAGGACCTCTTCTCGTATAAATTGTT is from Candidatus Aenigmatarchaeota archaeon and encodes:
- a CDS encoding helix-turn-helix domain-containing protein, with the translated sequence MEELRIKNIRPPINRDPEKDLEWFCETFGILSERDRNKTAFRIFKIFVEKSKKGEKVTINELKDITKLSRTTIVHHLKYLEESGIVVEKKRDYELRRECLHKIVEEVEKDMLRFFDEVKEMAREIDEGFGIKFRNK
- a CDS encoding multiprotein bridging factor aMBF1, with product MECNLCGRETQKIFIIKVEGSQIEVCENCTKYGEIVGELKPKKKMEEKPKEIEIEPKEELIQNYGKIIIEARKKKGLDRKEFARKINERESIIKRVEMELMRPDDKLRKKIENFLEIKLTEIYEKPNIGNKEIKGVLTLGDIVEIK
- a CDS encoding nucleotide exchange factor GrpE, translated to MPRKSKKLEELEKLLEEERKKSEMYLEQYKYLKADFENFRKISEREKEEIVKSANKKIIEDLLEILDDLDSAIGKINGKELEGLVLIRSKLLKILGNYGLKEIECVGKKFDPYYHEVMLTEKSEKEDGIILQELQKGYMLGNKVIRHSKVKISRGDVYGN
- a CDS encoding Hsp20/alpha crystallin family protein, with the protein product MRWSIWDDIRRMQREMDRMFENFLSHEFQSTHLQPVALTENRGDMFPYFREPLSDILEDEKEMLIKMEMPGVEKDDIIITAKDGGLEIKVQRKDEYKEEDKKKGFYRFERRYSGFYRYFPLPDDADAEKISATYKNGILELKIPKKEGKSEKKKRIEVK